Proteins found in one Oenanthe melanoleuca isolate GR-GAL-2019-014 chromosome 24, OMel1.0, whole genome shotgun sequence genomic segment:
- the MPZL3 gene encoding myelin protein zero-like protein 3, which translates to MRRRGAAGAGGRLLLLLLPRGALLLLGVCNALSLEIKASPKVRAFVGEQVLLKCSFKSSSPITENLLVDWTYRPLTGGPMERIFHYQSMPYPTEAGKFKDRISWVGNVARGDASIALQSPALSDYGTFICSVKNPPDVYHNVPQTVLLVTERGLAFQLSSAALLSILVFLPSILVVILLLVRMGRKFRVMKEKGKCGYKKSSIEVSDEPEHTGTASCGGKIKEWCLNCVDTDEEDPY; encoded by the exons ATGCGGCGCcgaggggcggcgggggccggcggccgcctcctgctcctcctcctcccgcggggggctctgctgctgctcg GTGTCTGCAATGCTCTTTCCCTGGAAATTAAAGCCAGCCCGAAAGTCCGAGCTTTTGTGGGTGAGCAAGTGCTGCTGAAATGTTCCTTCAAATCCAGCTCCCCCATCACGGAGAACCTGCTGGTGGACTGGACCTACCGCCCCCTCACTGGGGGCCCGATGGAGAGA ATTTTTCACTACCAGTCCATGCCATACCCTACAGAAGCAGGGAAGTTCAAAGACAGGATATCCTGGGTTGGGAATGTTGCTAGAGGCGATGCTTCCATCGCTCTCCAAAGTCCAGCGCTCAGTGACTACGGCACTTTCATCTGCAGCGTGAAGAACCCTCCAGATGTTTATCACAACGTTCCCCAGACGGTGCTGCTGGTCACAGAGCGGG GCCTGGCcttccagctgagctcagcagctctgctgtccaTCCTGGTGTTCCTCCCTTCCATCCTCGTGGTCATTCTGCTGCtggtgaggatggggaggaaaTTCCGGGTgatgaaggagaaaggaaaatgtggcTACAAGAAATCCTCCATTGAGGTGTCTGATGA GCCTGAGCACACGGGCACCGCTAGCTGCGGGGGGAAAATCAAGGAGTGGTGTCTGAACTGTGTG GACACGGATGAGGAAGATCCGTACTGA
- the MPZL2 gene encoding myelin protein zero-like protein 2: MGGPEINLTLGISLIYAELSGAGHTLARSEPDSGRPSEESVPLGWEDFEKLIFEPVTQNPERICVCSPGFVSPMRGRTWLGAALFLGAQLRALWLAAAVEVHTAKEVVAVNGTNQRLRCTFSSSSPVSQQLSVSWNFQPEDLSSHELVFYYQKEPYKPPSGRFKDRVTWDGNIERNDVSIMIWNLQPSDNGTFTCQVTNWPDVYGTIGEVRLRVVQKVTFSEIHFLAVAIGSASVLMVIVVTAVFICRQRRRTARDKRLEGADTEGKEKESLKMGEEKEPVPLED; the protein is encoded by the exons ATGGGAGGACCAGAAATTAATCTCACCTTGGGAATCTCGCTGATTTACGCAGAACTGAGCGGGGCTGGGCACACCTTGGCAAGGAGCGAGCCTGACTCGGGCAGGCCGAGCGAGGAATCTGTCCCGTTGGGCTGGGAAGACTTTGAGAAACTCATTTTTGAGCCGGTGACCCAGAACCCGGAGCGGATTTGTGTCTGCAGCCCCGGATTTGTGTCCCCGATGCGCGGCCGCACCTGGCTGGGCGCTGCGCTCTTCCTTGGGGCGCAGCTCCGAG CGCTGTGGCTGGCGGCAGCCGTGGAAGTTCACACCGCCAAGGAGGTGGTGGCCGTGAACGGGACCAACCAGCGGCTGAGATGcaccttttccagcagcagccccgtgAGCCAGCAGCTGTCCGTGAGCTGGAACTTCCAGCCCGAGGACCTGAGCTCTCATGAGCTG GTATTTTACTACCAGAAGGAGCCCTACAAACCCCCCTCGGGGAGGTTTAAGGACCGAGTCACCTGGGACGGGAACATTGAGCGTAACGACGTTTCCATCATGATCTGGAACCTGCAGCCCAGCGACAACGGGACCTTCACCTGCCAGGTGACAAACTGGCCAGATGTCTACGGCACCATCGGGGAGGTGCGGCTGCGGGTCGTGCAGAAAG TGACCTTCTCAGAGATCCATTTCCTGGCGGTGGCCATCGGGTCTGCCTCGGTGCTGATGGTCATCGTGGTGACAGCCGTGTTCATCTGCCGCCAGCGGCGCAGGACAGCGCGGGACAAGAGGCTGGAGGGGGCAGACACTGAGGG TAAAGAAAAGGAGAGCCTGAAgatgggggaagaaaaggaacCTGTTCCATTGGAAGATTAA
- the LOC130262469 gene encoding T-cell surface glycoprotein CD3 epsilon chain, producing the protein MRLEQSLPLLGLLLCAIGITAQEDEELEGEFLVEISGTTVTITCPFEDEDIRWELSGRAEGTKERKLVIKDHDSTPANLSCSLGTQKRHLYLNARVCANCEELDALTVAGIITADLLITLGVLILVYYCSKGRRGRASAAGERRPRGQKTQRPPPVPNPDYEPIRKGQREVYAGLEPRGF; encoded by the exons atgaggctggagcagtccctgcccctgctggggctcctgctgTGTGCAA TTGGCATCACAGCTCAGGAGG aTGAAGAGCTGGAGG GGGAGTTCCTGGTGGAGATCTCTGGCACCACGGTGACAATCACGTGTCCCTTTGAGGACGAGGACATCCGATGGGAGCTgtcagggagagcagagggcaCCAAGGAGAGGAAGTTGGTTATAAAGGACCACGACAGCACTCCTGCCaacctgagctgctccctgggcacccAGAAGCGCCACCTGTACCTGAATGCCAGAG TGTGTGCCAACTGCGAGGAGCTGGACGCCCTGACGGTGGCAGGGATCATCACTGCAGACCTCCTCATCACCCTGGGGGTGCTGATCCTGGTCTATTActgcagcaagggcaggagGGGACGAGCCAGCGCTGCTGGGGAGCGGCGGCCACGAG gtcagaAGACGCAGCGTCCTCCCCCCGTGCCAAACCCGGACTATGAG cccatccGCAAAGGCCAGCGGGAGGTGTATGCAGGCCTGGAGCCCAGGGGCTTCTGA
- the LOC130262470 gene encoding T-cell surface glycoprotein CD3 gamma chain-like, whose translation MARGPVLSAWALLASLAVASWGVRGQVLVKEFSGKVFLECVRGQGSKNITWWKDGSTVGHEAQLDLSGVYDDPRGLYVCETGGQRKSLQVHYRMCQNCIEVDAPTISGIVIADVLATLFLAVAVYCVSGHDRSHTSRASDRQNLIANELYQPLGEREDGQYSRLAPTRARK comes from the exons ATGGCCAGGGGACCCGTGCTGAgtgcctgggcactgctggccagCCTGGCCGTGGCCAGCTGGGGGGTCCGAG ggcAGGTACTGGTGAAGGAGTTCAGTGGGAAGGTGTTCCTGGAATGTGTGCGGGGCCAAGGCAGCAAGAACATCACGTGGTGGAAGGATGGGAGCACTGTGGGACACGAGGCACAGCTGGACCTCAGTGGGGTTTATGACGACCCCAGAGGCCTCTACGTGTGTGAGACTGGAGGCCAAAGGAAGAGCCTCCAGGTGCACTATCGCA TGTGCCAGAACTGCATCGAGGTGGACGCTCCCACCATCTCGGGCATCGTCATCGCCGACGTGCTGGCCACGCTGTTCCTGGCAGTGGCCGTGTACTGCGTCAGTGGCCACGACAGGAGCCACACATCCCGAG cttctgACAGGCAGAACCTGATTGCCAATGAGCTCTACCAG cccctgggggAGCGGGAGGATGGGCAGTACAGCCGGCTGGCCCCCACCCGTGCCCGCAAGTGA
- the ZW10 gene encoding centromere/kinetochore protein zw10 homolog, whose product MAAREGSLVAAVLEHSGRLDKEHLGARVGRLSRRVEELKGEVCTMINKKYVDFLPSMRGAEELVTQVEGLADNIDQLKAHIENEVQQDLNVAGAEFTELKQQLEKDTLVLSVLRKLQEFDTALKEFHSALLEEQYVTAAQQLEKARSSLRALESRKGFELKVLKALGKELIVQTQNIIYHLWQEWQKLIVWKLPPSKGSSSLEAVVLSELHLHTVPAQDQDSAVPPVQAVLQALAVLGELHYKLKDFGHFLLQYILRPLILHPSLEPVSEEQPDVFILRFRSQELALDEASPMEVFDKIKLVFEVLQKYLLSVPLEQPGEGRVTLAELLGELIWEELSDCLIHNCLVKSIPTNSSKLEQYKEVIKSTEEFEKALKKMQFLKEDTTALLKYACNVNSHFANKKCQDVIMAARNLMTSEIHNTVKITPDSRVTLPELPDPGSGDQLKMQRASELPSGVVDVGSESRLSPLTLSLPTCRISSSVQQLVELAYHTLLEATASTDLCCLQLFNCVRDIFQLFCEVVPTYHRENLQKLPQLAAIHHNNCMYIAHHLLTLGHQFRYSSAGVLSSVAVTFVDLVPAFRRLGVECFLAQMRVQKGEILERLSSARNFSNMDDEENYRAANKAIKQVLHQLRRLGMVWQDVLPVNVYCKAMGTLLNTALAEIVTRIVALEDISAEDADRLYSLCRTMVEEGPQVFTPLLEEDKNKKYQEEVPVYVQNWMTFKELMIILQANLQEIVDQWADGKGPLAKEFSAAEVKSLIRALFQNTERRAAALAKIK is encoded by the exons ATGGCGGCGCGGGAGGGCTCGCTGGTGGCGGCCGTGCTGGAGCACTCGGGCCGGCTGGACAAGGAGCACCTGGGAGCCCGCGTGGGGCGCCTGTCCCGCCGCGTCGAGGAGCTCAAG gGAGAGGTGTGCACCATGATCAACAAGAAGTACGTGGATTTCCTGCCCAGCATGCGGGgtgcagaggagctggtgaCACAGGTGGAGGGGCTGGCCGACAACATCGACCAGCTCAAGGCTCACATCGAGAACGAG GTCCAGCAAGATCTAAACGTTGCTGGTGCTGAGTTCAcagagctgaagcagcagctggagaaggacacGCTGGTCCTGAGTGTCCTGAGAAAGCTGCAGGAG TTTGATACAGCTCTCAAGGAGTTCCActctgccctgctggaggagcagtatgtgacagcagcccagcagctggagaag GCTCGGAGCAGCCTCAGGGCCCTGGAGTCCCGAAAGGGCTTTGAGCTGAAGGTCCTGAAGGCCCTGGGCAAGGAGCTCATAGTGCAGACACAGAACATCATCTACCATCTCTGGCAGGAGTGGCAGAAGCTCATAGTGTGGAAGCTTCCCCCTTCCAAAG ggagcagcagcctggaggcCGTGGTGCTCTCGGAGCTGCACTTGCACACGGTGCCAGCCCAGGACCAGGACTCTGCTGTGCCACCcgtgcaggctgtgctgcaggccTTGGCTGTCCTGGGAGAGCTGCACTACAAACTCAAAGATTTTG GCCACTTTTTGCTGCAGTACATCCTGAGGCCGCTGATCTTGCACCCATCTCTGGAGCCAGtctcagaggagcagccagaTGTGTTCATCCTGAGGTTCAGGTCCCAGGAGCTTGCCTTGGATGAGGCCTCTCCTATGGAGGTGTTTGACAAGATCAAGCTGGTTTTTGAAGTTCTGCAAAAATACCTGCTAA GTgtgcctctggagcagcctggggaaggcagagtcaccctggcagagctgctgggggagctcaTCTGGGAGGAGCTCTCAGACTGCCTCATCCACAACTGCCTGGTGAAATCCATCCCAACCAACAGCAGCAAACTGGAGCAGTACAAAGAG GTGATCAAATCCACAGAGGAATTTGAGAAGGCCCTGAAGAAGATGCAGTTTTTGAAGGAAGACACGACTGCCTTGCTGAAATACGCCTGCAATGTCAATTCCCACTTTGCCAACAAGAAGTGCCAGGATGTGATCATGGCAGCCAGGAACCTGATGACCTCAGAAATACACAACACTGTGAAG ATCACACCTGATTCCAGAGTCaccctcccagagctccctgatCCTGGCTCAGGAGACCAGCTGAAGATGCAGAGAGCCTCAGAGCTGCCCAGTGGGGTGGTGGATGTGGGCAGTGAGAGCAGGCTGAGCCCtctcaccctgtccctgcccacgtGCCGCATCAGCTCCTCGGTGCAGCAGCTCGTGGAGCTGGCTTATCACACCCTGCTGGAggccacagccagcacagaccTCTG CTGTTTGCAGCTCTTCAACTGTGTCAGGGACATCTTCCAGCTCTTCTGTGAGGTGGTGCCCACATACCACAG GGAGAACCTGCAGAagctgccccagctggctgCCATCCACCACAACAACTGCATGTACATCGCCCACCACCTGCTGACCCTGGGCCACCAGTTCCGCTACAGCAGCGCCGGCGTGCTGAGCAGCGTGGCTGTCACCTTCGTGGACCTGGTGCCTGCCTTCAGGAGGCTGG GGGTGGAGTGTTTTCTGGCCCAGATGCGAGTGCAGAAGGGAGAAATCCTGGAGAGGCTCTCGAGTGCCAGGAATTTTTCCAACATGGATGATGAGGAGAATTACCGTGCAGCAAACAAAGCCATAAAGCAG GTGCTGCACCAGCTGAGGAGGCTGGGCATGGTGTGGCAGGATGTGCTCCCTGTGAACGTGTACTGCAAGGCCATGGGCACCTTACTGaacacagccctggcagagaTTGTCACCAGGATTGTGGCCCTGGAG GACATCTCTGCAGAGGATGCAGACAGGCTGTACTCACTCTGCAGGACCATGGTGGAGGAAGGACCCCAGGTTTTCACCCCTCTGCttgaagaagacaaaaataagaAGTACCAAGAGGAAGTTCCAGTCTATGTGCAGAACTGGATGACATTCAAGGAGCTGATGATCATCCTGCAGGCCAACCTCCAAGAAATTGTGGATCA GTGGGCAGATGGCAAAGGGCCTCTGGCAAAGGAGTTTTCAGCAGCTGAGGTGAAGAGCCTGATCCGAGCTTTGTTCCAGAacacagagaggagagcagcagcactggccaAGATCAAGTGA
- the TMPRSS5 gene encoding transmembrane protease serine 5 has protein sequence MRLRVPLNFSGAIRAACLPPPPQDLLQGTPCWVSGWGSTTPGQAQMAGTLKEALVPLIGTRRCNSSCVYKGELTGRMLCAGHLQGRVDACQGDSGGPLVCWDGSTWRLVGVVSWGQGCAEPNHPGVYTNVAQLLPWIQQVTQMH, from the exons ATGAGGCTCCGAGTGCCCCTCAATTTCTCAG GTGCCATCCGAGCCGCCTGCCTGCCGCCGCCCCCGCAGGACCTGCTGCAGGGCACGCCGTGCTGGGTGTCGGGCTGGGGCTCCACCACACCTGGCCAAG cacagatGGCCGGCACGCTGAAGGAGGCGCTGGTGCCCCTGATTGGCACCCGGAGGTGCAACAGCTCCTGTGTGTACAAGGGGGAGCTGACAGGCAGGATGCTGTGTGCAGGACACCTGCAGGGACGCGTGGACGCCtgccag ggggacagtggggggcccctggtgtgctgggatggaTCCACGTGGCGCCTGGTGGGAGTTGTgagctggggccagggctgtgctgagcccaaCCACCCCGGGGTCTACACCAACgtggctcagctgctgccctggatccAGCAGGTCACCCag ATGCACTAG